In one Thermodesulfobium acidiphilum genomic region, the following are encoded:
- a CDS encoding coenzyme F420-0:L-glutamate ligase, with the protein MKNRIPIKTHILGPEDNIVDVIKKYAKDKIDKDTIVVIAESPLAITQGRFFYPDYIKIGYFAKRLCLFFPQIGSLASPFAMQLLINEVGLFRVLASFVIGSLLKVFGKKGIFYKLCGKQSALIDDTAGTIQPYDKVIVMGPKDPDKTADEISQSLGGVRVAIVDANDLGVAWVVGCSKGVDSKEVENIMKDNPAGNADEQTPIILIK; encoded by the coding sequence ATGAAAAATCGTATACCAATTAAAACTCATATTTTGGGACCAGAGGACAATATTGTTGACGTTATAAAGAAATATGCCAAAGATAAGATAGATAAAGATACAATTGTAGTAATTGCAGAAAGCCCACTTGCTATTACACAGGGTCGTTTTTTTTATCCTGATTACATTAAAATAGGTTACTTTGCCAAGAGATTATGCCTTTTTTTCCCACAGATAGGTAGCCTGGCATCTCCCTTTGCAATGCAACTTTTAATTAATGAGGTGGGGCTCTTTAGGGTTTTGGCTTCCTTTGTAATAGGTTCACTACTTAAAGTTTTTGGCAAAAAAGGGATATTTTATAAATTATGTGGCAAACAATCTGCTTTAATAGATGATACTGCGGGTACTATTCAACCATATGACAAGGTCATTGTAATGGGGCCAAAGGATCCAGATAAAACTGCAGATGAAATAAGTCAATCACTTGGCGGTGTAAGAGTTGCGATAGTTGATGCGAACGATCTTGGGGTAGCATGGGTGGTAGGTTGTTCAAAAGGCGTTGATTCTAAGGAAGTTGAGAATATAATGAAAGATAACCCTGCTGGAAATGCAGACGAGCAAACCCCAATAATTTTAATAAAGTAG
- the ispD gene encoding 2-C-methyl-D-erythritol 4-phosphate cytidylyltransferase, whose translation MNIWAVIVAAGKGERLGSYKPLIKIGDKYMLEYSVETISKSNKIEGIVVVCLSNYIQFIRELLKKYDLVKYVVPGGKLRQDSVRKGILKVPETAEFVLVHDAARPFVSVDIIERSINAAVQKGSCVVCVGVNDTVKRVEDGFIKETLDRDSIFLAQTPQIFKRKELLEAFENAILKRLVFTDESSLMEFHGIRPFVVLGDNSNMKITYPQDLELVKNFINSDVDFKKLSEKVYEEEKVRKVQNYFVGIGEDIHPFDKERPLYLGGVLIPFEKGLKGHSDADVLLHALIDALLGASGLDDIGTLFPDTDPKYYGVSSLTLLQKVSTLVYSKGFKIQNIDMIVFAEKPKIRAFKDEIISVISNTLNIDKIKVNLKGKTAEGLGFLGREEGIYAKAVVLLKKEENC comes from the coding sequence TTGAATATCTGGGCTGTGATAGTAGCTGCAGGTAAAGGTGAGAGGCTTGGTTCTTACAAACCTTTAATAAAGATAGGCGACAAATATATGCTTGAGTATTCTGTTGAAACTATTTCAAAGAGTAATAAAATCGAAGGAATTGTAGTTGTTTGTTTATCTAACTATATCCAGTTTATTAGAGAGCTCTTAAAGAAATATGATCTGGTTAAATATGTTGTTCCTGGTGGAAAGCTCAGACAAGATAGTGTGAGAAAAGGGATATTAAAGGTTCCTGAAACTGCTGAATTTGTTTTAGTTCATGATGCTGCAAGGCCATTTGTAAGCGTTGATATTATTGAAAGATCGATAAATGCTGCTGTTCAAAAAGGTTCTTGTGTGGTATGTGTTGGTGTAAATGACACGGTGAAGAGAGTAGAAGATGGCTTTATAAAAGAAACTCTTGACAGAGATTCTATTTTTTTGGCGCAAACTCCGCAAATATTTAAAAGAAAAGAACTTCTTGAAGCGTTTGAAAATGCTATTCTAAAGCGCCTGGTTTTTACTGACGAATCTTCTTTGATGGAATTTCATGGTATAAGGCCATTTGTTGTATTGGGAGATAATTCTAATATGAAAATTACGTATCCTCAAGATTTAGAGTTGGTTAAAAATTTTATAAATAGTGATGTGGATTTTAAAAAATTATCTGAAAAGGTTTATGAGGAGGAGAAGGTAAGAAAGGTACAAAATTATTTTGTAGGCATAGGAGAAGATATTCACCCATTTGATAAAGAAAGGCCCTTATACCTTGGAGGTGTTCTTATACCATTTGAGAAGGGTCTAAAGGGGCATTCTGATGCTGACGTATTGCTTCATGCACTAATTGACGCTCTTTTAGGCGCATCTGGTTTGGACGATATTGGCACTTTGTTTCCAGACACCGATCCAAAATATTATGGTGTTTCAAGTTTGACTTTACTTCAGAAAGTTTCAACGCTTGTCTATAGTAAAGGTTTTAAGATCCAGAATATAGACATGATAGTGTTTGCTGAAAAGCCTAAAATCAGGGCATTTAAAGATGAAATAATTTCTGTTATTTCAAACACGCTAAATATTGACAAAATAAAAGTAAATCTCAAAGGAAAGACAGCTGAAGGTTTGGGATTCTTAGGTAGGGAAGAAGGCATATATGCTAAAGCTGTAGTTCTTTTGAAAAAAGAGGAGAATTGTTGA
- a CDS encoding PIN/TRAM domain-containing protein, whose translation MNLRLLWSGFCSLIFFIIGYSIVKMSLFDSIFPWQEKSIGTLSFFFIPIFFAFIGFLFAFVFWNKLFSYLKFFLNRITSFSLFDIFIPVLGLLLGLIISLLITWPLSFLPLIGIIKLIPLLFNLVLGFLGVYLALKKKRDIENTFKLISKFYQKASSLILGMSDRQHIKEVVHQYGNSKIIDTSVIIDGRIQDIWRTGFLEGKIIIPSFVIKEVQQLSDSTDPMKRARGKRALEILNSFKEEAKDSIIIDEIDYKGLNGVDEKLIKYAQGVPNSSIITNDYNLNQVASLMNIKVLNINDLANAVKAVVLPGEEISIQIVREGKTPGQGVGYLDDGTMVVIEDGKNHINSQVNITITSVLQTSSGRIVFGRILS comes from the coding sequence ATGAACTTAAGGTTGCTATGGTCAGGATTCTGTTCTCTCATATTTTTTATTATAGGGTATTCAATTGTAAAAATGTCACTTTTTGACTCTATTTTTCCTTGGCAAGAGAAATCAATTGGCACTTTGTCATTTTTTTTTATTCCTATTTTCTTTGCATTTATTGGTTTTTTATTCGCATTTGTTTTTTGGAACAAGCTTTTTAGTTATTTGAAGTTTTTTTTGAATAGAATCACTTCTTTTTCTCTCTTTGATATTTTTATACCTGTACTAGGCCTCTTATTGGGTTTGATTATTTCTTTACTTATAACCTGGCCGCTTTCCTTTTTGCCATTGATAGGGATAATAAAACTTATTCCACTCTTATTTAATCTTGTTCTAGGATTTTTAGGGGTTTATCTGGCGCTAAAGAAAAAAAGGGATATAGAAAATACTTTTAAGTTAATTTCTAAGTTTTACCAAAAAGCTTCTTCTTTAATTCTTGGCATGAGCGATAGACAACATATAAAAGAGGTTGTTCATCAATATGGGAATTCTAAAATAATTGATACAAGCGTAATTATTGATGGTAGAATTCAAGATATATGGCGAACTGGTTTTTTAGAAGGTAAGATAATTATTCCTTCCTTTGTAATAAAAGAAGTTCAGCAATTATCTGATTCTACCGATCCAATGAAAAGGGCAAGAGGGAAAAGGGCTTTAGAAATATTGAATTCTTTTAAAGAGGAAGCAAAAGATTCTATTATTATAGACGAAATCGATTATAAAGGGTTAAATGGTGTGGACGAAAAACTTATAAAATATGCTCAGGGCGTACCAAATTCAAGCATTATTACAAATGATTATAATTTAAACCAGGTTGCATCTTTAATGAACATAAAAGTCTTAAACATTAATGACCTGGCAAATGCAGTAAAGGCGGTAGTGCTTCCTGGGGAAGAAATTTCTATCCAAATAGTTAGGGAAGGAAAGACTCCGGGTCAAGGAGTTGGATATTTAGACGATGGGACAATGGTTGTAATAGAAGACGGTAAAAATCATATTAATTCTCAAGTTAACATTACGATAACAAGCGTATTACAAACATCATCCGGAAGAATTGTATTTGGGAGAATTCTTTCTTGA
- the lnt gene encoding apolipoprotein N-acyltransferase codes for MTKKNYTLWLLTLLLTVFTAITLYYFDNNILIFFFLSPLFYIIRNLELNKKNSFLIYFNIFLYFLTNTSWLSIFGIHIVILMSLYLSLFWFLPIIIWKKIEKNIPKKLYTISLPIFLTSSEILRNSGPFAFGLETPGYFLIYTPFMYIASFIGVIGLTFLIFYINMLFSKKKTIPKALYLLCFLILAGSVVNFLNSNNNNIKYQEFTILQGNFRPIFLYDENYENLINKQYIDLFNLAQHQYPNSLIVTPEVIFRTCLNKENTLIPNQPSLIGSIYCKNDSYYNSIYFLNKNEKELVYEKEHLVPFGEFNPIPKIFGFLNRFFPQLGDFKEGKNSKTFKYKGLYIGFLICFEDTLPDLIYEKLKNNKINLLVVASNDGWFKDTKEPIEHLNISIFRAIEFGIPIIRAANTGPSAFINPNGDIMKLLPADRAGILFYNFKINKYETLYSKISTKEEKLFLTISLLILALSFFNIFRKFF; via the coding sequence ATGACAAAAAAAAATTACACTTTATGGCTTTTAACTCTTTTACTAACAGTTTTTACTGCAATCACTTTATATTACTTCGATAACAATATCCTAATTTTCTTTTTTTTATCACCTCTTTTTTATATCATAAGAAATTTAGAACTTAATAAGAAAAATTCTTTTCTCATATATTTTAATATTTTTTTATACTTTCTAACAAATACCAGCTGGTTATCAATATTTGGAATACATATTGTTATTTTAATGTCTTTATATCTGTCTCTTTTTTGGTTTTTACCAATTATAATCTGGAAAAAAATTGAAAAAAATATACCTAAAAAATTATACACCATTTCATTACCAATTTTTTTAACTTCTTCAGAAATTTTAAGAAACTCTGGTCCATTTGCCTTTGGGTTAGAAACTCCAGGATATTTTCTAATATATACACCATTTATGTACATTGCAAGTTTTATCGGAGTAATAGGACTAACCTTTTTAATTTTTTATATTAATATGCTTTTTTCAAAGAAAAAAACCATTCCAAAAGCACTTTATTTGCTGTGTTTTCTTATCCTAGCAGGATCTGTTGTAAATTTTTTAAATTCAAATAATAACAATATAAAATATCAAGAATTTACTATTTTACAAGGAAATTTCAGACCAATTTTTTTATATGATGAAAACTACGAAAATCTTATTAACAAGCAATATATAGATTTATTCAACCTTGCACAACATCAGTATCCAAATAGTCTAATAGTAACCCCAGAGGTTATATTTAGAACTTGTTTAAATAAAGAAAATACTTTAATACCAAATCAACCTTCCTTAATAGGTTCTATTTACTGTAAAAATGACTCATATTATAACTCTATATACTTTCTTAACAAAAATGAAAAAGAGCTAGTTTACGAAAAGGAACATCTTGTTCCATTTGGAGAATTTAACCCAATACCAAAAATCTTTGGTTTTTTAAACAGATTTTTTCCTCAACTTGGCGATTTTAAGGAAGGAAAAAATTCTAAAACTTTTAAATATAAAGGTCTTTATATAGGATTTCTTATATGCTTCGAGGATACTCTCCCAGATTTAATATATGAAAAGCTAAAAAATAACAAAATAAATTTATTAGTAGTAGCTTCTAATGATGGATGGTTCAAAGATACAAAAGAGCCAATAGAACACTTAAATATATCAATATTCAGGGCCATTGAATTTGGAATACCAATAATTAGAGCAGCCAATACCGGACCCTCTGCATTTATTAATCCAAATGGTGATATTATGAAACTTCTTCCGGCAGATAGAGCAGGAATTTTGTTTTATAACTTTAAAATTAATAAATATGAAACGCTTTATTCAAAAATATCAACAAAAGAAGAAAAACTCTTCCTTACAATTTCTTTGCTTATCTTAGCATTATCTTTCTTTAATATCTTCAGAAAATTCTTTTAA
- a CDS encoding phosphoribosyltransferase yields the protein MFKDRLEAAKLLSEKIKETLPNITDVIVLAIPRGGIVIGAQVAKFFGWDLDITIPRKLGAPGNPELAIGAIGEHNGLVINERAYKLLGIEKDYLDKVIERERKEIERRSNLYRTKKFDYKDKNLIIVDDGIATGSTVIASIRGLRIFKPRSIIVAVPVLPYETIDLIKKEADILIYLIAPKEFWAVGQFYADFGEVKDEEVIRILKEFSEDIKER from the coding sequence ATGTTTAAAGATAGGCTTGAAGCTGCAAAACTTCTTTCTGAAAAGATTAAAGAAACTTTACCCAATATAACAGATGTTATTGTTTTAGCTATTCCAAGAGGAGGAATAGTTATAGGTGCTCAAGTTGCTAAATTTTTCGGATGGGATTTAGATATTACAATACCTAGAAAATTAGGCGCACCTGGCAATCCTGAACTGGCTATTGGGGCAATAGGTGAGCATAATGGTTTGGTGATAAATGAAAGAGCATATAAACTTTTAGGAATTGAAAAGGATTATCTTGATAAAGTAATAGAAAGAGAAAGAAAAGAGATTGAAAGAAGAAGCAATCTTTATAGAACAAAAAAATTTGATTATAAGGATAAAAATCTTATTATTGTTGATGATGGGATAGCTACTGGTTCTACGGTTATTGCCAGTATAAGAGGGTTAAGGATCTTTAAACCCAGATCAATTATTGTCGCAGTCCCAGTTTTGCCTTATGAAACTATTGATCTTATAAAAAAAGAGGCAGACATTCTAATTTATTTAATAGCACCGAAAGAATTTTGGGCTGTAGGTCAATTTTATGCAGATTTCGGAGAGGTGAAGGACGAAGAGGTAATAAGAATTTTAAAAGAATTTTCTGAAGATATTAAAGAAAGATAA
- the amrS gene encoding AmmeMemoRadiSam system radical SAM enzyme, with product MSIHNAILFARLGKKVRCLVCPRLCTLDDGETGYCGVRKNFSGELKTLIYSLVSSAAVDPIEKKPLFHFFPGSRVFSVGTFGCNFRCLGCQNWQIACSGPSGGEEIAPEYLLELAKRYSCRGVAWTYNEPTIWIEYVLDSAKIIKKSGLYTVMVTNGYITLKALDTVAEYIDAYRVDLKGIRGKYYREAANVEDIRPILLAIKAAKYKYNCHVEIVTNVVPGYNDSSEEIFETASWIKSELGEDTPWHITRFFPQYELSGLMPTPVEKLNEAYKIAKKVGLNFVYTGNLSGGKENTYCPTCGELLIERKGYEIIQNKLKSSECPKCGRKINIKGIDYV from the coding sequence ATGTCAATTCATAATGCTATTTTATTTGCTCGTCTTGGGAAGAAGGTTAGATGTCTTGTTTGTCCAAGGCTATGTACTTTAGATGACGGAGAAACTGGATACTGTGGTGTAAGAAAGAATTTTTCAGGAGAATTGAAAACTCTTATTTATTCTCTTGTTTCTTCTGCTGCTGTAGATCCAATTGAAAAAAAGCCACTTTTTCATTTTTTTCCAGGGAGCAGAGTTTTTTCTGTTGGTACATTTGGTTGTAATTTTAGGTGTTTAGGATGTCAAAATTGGCAGATAGCTTGTTCTGGGCCGAGTGGTGGGGAAGAAATAGCGCCCGAATATCTTTTGGAATTAGCAAAGAGATATTCATGTAGAGGTGTAGCATGGACCTACAATGAACCAACTATCTGGATAGAATACGTTTTGGATTCTGCAAAGATAATTAAAAAAAGTGGTCTTTATACTGTAATGGTTACTAATGGTTATATTACACTAAAAGCTCTTGACACTGTAGCAGAGTATATTGATGCATATAGAGTTGACCTGAAAGGTATTAGGGGCAAGTACTATCGAGAGGCTGCAAATGTAGAAGATATAAGACCAATTTTACTTGCTATAAAGGCTGCCAAATATAAATACAATTGTCATGTAGAAATAGTTACTAACGTGGTTCCTGGTTACAACGATTCTTCTGAAGAAATATTTGAAACTGCTAGTTGGATCAAGAGTGAATTAGGAGAAGATACTCCGTGGCATATTACGAGATTTTTCCCTCAATATGAACTTTCAGGTTTGATGCCTACTCCTGTAGAAAAATTAAATGAAGCTTATAAAATAGCTAAAAAAGTTGGATTAAATTTTGTTTATACTGGTAATCTATCTGGAGGAAAGGAAAATACATATTGTCCGACGTGTGGAGAGCTATTAATTGAAAGAAAAGGATATGAAATAATACAAAACAAGTTGAAAAGTAGTGAATGCCCAAAATGTGGAAGAAAGATTAATATAAAGGGTATTGATTATGTTTAA
- a CDS encoding Tim44 domain-containing protein, which produces MFKKVLILFLLVSFAFSAFNLEIAFSKAGGGKSFGTTGTHSYSAGNKYVSPNLNTPKTTSPVNPNNNQSQPSFLRNFLGGLIGALASIALFSMLGSLFGFNGPNSSLAGFLLIIIIGFLLIYLINYFAKRRFKSDSNYNEVSVNKELYNASSVYNDSLQGVKLGSVQAKMDVDRGLKEIERAFPSFSEENLRSKIKEIFVSIQKAWSEKNFNMLRNLTTDEMFLNFQKQIEEFNKSGITNFVENISVKRMDLVDAWVEEGKIYVTYKIEATMTDYDVDVNKNILRGNKDELVDFQELWSFISEDSINWRLTAINQI; this is translated from the coding sequence TTGTTTAAAAAGGTTTTAATATTGTTTTTGCTAGTAAGTTTTGCTTTTTCGGCGTTTAATTTAGAAATTGCCTTTTCGAAGGCTGGTGGTGGCAAAAGTTTTGGCACTACAGGAACTCATAGCTATTCAGCAGGAAATAAATATGTTTCGCCAAATCTAAATACACCTAAAACTACTTCTCCTGTTAATCCAAACAACAATCAAAGTCAACCATCTTTCCTTAGAAATTTTTTGGGCGGTTTGATAGGTGCTCTGGCTTCAATTGCACTATTTTCAATGTTAGGTAGTTTGTTTGGTTTTAATGGGCCAAATAGTTCTCTAGCTGGCTTTTTATTGATTATAATTATTGGGTTTTTGCTAATATATCTGATTAATTATTTTGCAAAAAGAAGATTTAAAAGTGATAGCAATTATAATGAGGTTTCTGTGAATAAAGAATTATATAATGCTTCAAGTGTTTATAATGATAGTCTTCAGGGAGTGAAGTTAGGCTCTGTTCAAGCAAAAATGGATGTGGATAGAGGGTTAAAGGAGATAGAAAGAGCTTTTCCTTCCTTTTCTGAGGAGAATTTGAGATCTAAAATCAAAGAAATATTTGTAAGTATTCAGAAGGCTTGGTCAGAGAAGAATTTTAATATGCTAAGAAACTTAACTACTGATGAAATGTTTTTAAATTTTCAGAAACAAATTGAAGAATTTAACAAGAGCGGCATTACAAATTTTGTGGAAAATATCTCAGTTAAAAGAATGGATTTGGTAGATGCCTGGGTTGAAGAGGGGAAAATATATGTAACTTATAAAATTGAAGCTACAATGACGGATTATGATGTTGATGTGAACAAAAACATTCTCAGAGGCAATAAAGATGAATTGGTTGATTTTCAGGAGTTATGGAGCTTTATATCAGAAGATTCAATAAATTGGAGACTTACGGCTATAAATCAGATATAA